One genomic segment of Ipomoea triloba cultivar NCNSP0323 chromosome 9, ASM357664v1 includes these proteins:
- the LOC116029715 gene encoding uncharacterized protein LOC116029715 produces MRLIGKRNGDARTYNLPTVSEVATLIVGDLDPTMGQRDILVETNTGGLKRINELNSAYLPLQYPILFPYGEDGYREDIQFNTSQNQQSGGRVRVSQREFFAYRIHDRFNEVSTMLYARRLFQQFLIDAYTMVKSSKLLYIRNNQKALRCEAYKGLLDALTRGEVDTSKQAETMDKISTEIPDKEVDIDYYKAVEEFMIHGPCGIERPKSPCMVNKRCSKHFPKKFLYVSTWDDDGYPIYQRRDNGRTVEKNGVQLDKRYIVPHNRYLLLKYKAHINVEWCNQSRSIKYFFKYVNKGNDRVTTEFYNSTTDDWSNDVVDEISMYYDCRYVSACKAAWQLLSFDVQFRHPPVERLSFHLLDCQSVVFEDDDRIENVLNRPTVNLSMFTVWFDANKKYDLAKELPYIDMPTKFVWKKDIREWHPRQMGLAIGRIFYVPPRSGEIYYLRCLLNVLRGPTNFEDIKSYKGVIYPTFRDACYARGLLDDDKEYIDAINEASHWSTTRSLRKLFVILLTSNLVNCLKNVWNEVWHHLSDDVQFNKRKVLQEKDLCLSDDEKKNLSLIEIERLLQLYNKNLKDYPQMPIPNYDDAMRCDNRMLLDELAYGRDALLEQSESMEMQMTDEQSVVYHVVLNVIKQQKGGLYFVYGYGGTGKTFLWKTLSAKIRFEGEIVINVASLLLPGGRTAHSRFAIPISVTEDSTCNINQGSQLAELIVKCKLIIWDEVPMMHKHCFETLDRTLRDLLRFSDPHSGSKTFGGKTVVLEGDFRQILPVIPKGLRQNIVSA; encoded by the exons ATGAGGTTGATTGGGAAGCGAAATGGTGATGCTCGGACATACAACTTACCCACTGTATCAGAGGTAGCTACTCTAATCGTTGGTGATCTAGATCCAACTATGGGTCAAAGGGATATTTTGGTCGAGACTAATACCGGTGGGCTAAAGAGGATAAATGAGCTAAATTCCGCATATCTCCCGTTGCAATATCCTATTCTGTTCCCATACGGCGAAGATGGCTATAGAGAGGATATTCAATTCAATACAAGTCAAAACCAACAAAGTGGGGGTAGAGTGCGTGTATCACAGCGTGAGTTCTTCGCTTATAGGATACATGATAGGTTTAATGAAGTATCTACAATGCTATATGCAAGGAGActttttcaacaatttctgATAGATGCCTACACCATGGTTAAATCGAGCAAGCTTctatatattagaaataatCAAAAGGCTTTGAGATGTGAAGCTTATAAAGGTCTTTTAGATGCTTTAACCAGAGGAGAAGTTGATACTAGCAAACAAG CTGAAACAATGGACAAAATTTCAACAGAAATACCTGACAAAGAGGTTGACATTGATTACTACAAAGCTGTGGAAGAATTTATGATTCACGGACCCTGTGGAATAGAAAGGCCTAAATCTCCATGCATGGTGAACAAGAGGTGTTCAAAACATTTCCCGAAGAAATTTTTATATGTATCCACTTGGGATGATGATGGGTATCCAATATACCAGCGTCGTGACAATGGTAGAACTGTGGAGAAGAATGGTGTGCAATTGGATAAAAGATACATTGTACCACATAATAGATACCTGCTTCTCAAGTATAAGGCCCACATCAACGTTGAATGGTGTAACCAATCTAGgtcaatcaaatatttttttaagtatgTGAACAAGGGTAATGACAGGGTCACGACAGAGTTCTACAATAGCACGACTGATGATTGGTCAAATGATGTTGTAGATGAAATCAGCATGTATTATGACTGCAGGTATGTTTCAGCATGCAAGGCTGCTTGGCAACTCCTAAGCTTCGATGTTCAATTTAGGCACCCTCCAGTGGAAAGGTTAAGTTTCCATCTACTAGATTGTCAGTCTGTTGTGTTCGAGGATGATGATCGTATAGAAAATGTTCTAAATCGACCCACAGTAAATCTAAGCATGTTCACTGTATGGTTTGATGCGAACAAGAAATATGATTTGGCTAAGGAGTTGCCTTATATTGACATGCCGACCAAGTTTGTGTGGAAGAAGGATATTAGAGAGTGGCATCCAAGGCAAATGGGGCTCGCAATTGGACGAATTTTTTATGTACCTCCGAGAAGTGGTGAAATATATTACTTGAGATGTCTACTAAATGTACTTAGAGGTCCTACTAATTTTGAAGACATCAAGTCATATAAGGGTGTCATATATCCCACTTTTAGAGATGCATGCTATGCAAGAGGCTTGTTAGATGATGATAAGGAATACATTGACGCGATTAATGAAGCCAGTCATTGGTCTACGACACGATCACTGAGGAAATTGTTTGTCATATTACTTACATCGAACTTGGTGAACTGCTTGAAAAATGTGTGGAATGAAGTGTGGCATCACCTATCAGACGATGTACAATTTAACAAACGGAAAGTGTTGCAAGAAAAAG ATTTGTGTTTGTCTGATGATGAGAAGAAAAATTTGTCCTTGATTGAAATAGAGCGGTTGCTACAGTTGTACAACAAGAACTTGAAAGATTATCCTCAAATGCCTATTCCAAACTACGATGATGCAATGCGTTGTGATAATCGTATGTTGCTTGATGAGCTAGCTTATGGTCGTGATGCATTACTAGAGCAGAGTGAATCAATGGAAATGCAAATGACTGATGAGCAATCTGTTGTTTACCATGTTGTACTAAATGTCATAAAACAGCAGAAGGGTGGTTTGTACTTTGTATATGGTTATGGTGGTACCGGTAAAACATTTCTTTGGAAAACGTTATCAGCAAAGATACGGTTTGAGGGAGAGATCGTCATCAACGTTGCGTCTTTGTTATTGCCGGGAGGTCGAACTGCACATTCAAGGTTCGCAATACCAATTAGTGTTACGGAGGATTCCACGTGTAACATCAATCAAGGCAGCCAACTAGCAGAACTAATTGTCAAATGCAAACTTATAATTTGGGACGAAGTAccaatgatgcacaaacactGCTTCGAGACACTAGATAGAACATTGCGTGATCTCTTGCGTTTTAGTGATCCTCATAGTGGCAGTAAAACTTTTGGTGGTAAGACTGTGGTTTTGGAAGGGGATTTCAGACAAATATTACCAGTCATCCCTAAAGGTTTAAGACAAAATATTGTTTCAGCTTAA
- the LOC116029716 gene encoding uncharacterized protein LOC116029716 yields MQNIQQFAEWLAAIGDETIGGPNDGYAKVQIPNEVLLPSTANDIATIVDSIFPMFKEGGCQKEYMESRAILAPTLDVVNAINEYMSDLHIAESKTYLSCDSVCKSYSSDGILYDMHTSEFLNWLKTSGIPNHSLTLKVGSQVILLRNIDHSMGLCNGTRLIITRLSDHVVEGKIVTAHNADKIVLIPRMSMTPTDTRLPFKFQRRQFPLMLSYTMTINKSQCQTLTHVGLLLRKLVFVHGQLYVVVSRISNPLVLRILIAKEG; encoded by the coding sequence ATGCAAAACATCCAACAATTTGCAGAATGGTTAGCTGCTATCGGAGATGAAACAATTGGAGGACCTAATGATGGTTATGCAAAAGTCCAAATCCCTAACGAAGTGTTGTTACCATCTACTGCTAATGACATAGCCACAATAGTTGATAGTATATTTCCGATGTTCAAGGAAGGTGGTTGTCAAAAGGAATACATGGAGAGTCGGGCAATTCTGGCTCCAACACTAGATGTGGTAAATGCAATCAATGAATATATGAGTGATTTGCATATTGCTGAGAGCAAGACCTACCTTAGTTGCGACAGCGTGTGTAAATCTTATTCAAGCGACGGTATCCTCTATGACATGCACACTTCGGAATTCCTAAATTGGTTGAAAACTTCTGGCATCCCTAACCATTCTTTAACTTTAAAGGTTGGATCCCAAGTCATCTTGTTGAGAAACATAGATCACTCAATGGGACTTTGCAATGGTACCAGACTCATCATTACCAGATTATCTGATCATGTGGTGGAAGGAAAGATTGTTACTGCGCACAATGCCGACAAAATAGTGTTGATTCCAAGGATGTCAATGACACCTACTGATACAAGATTGCCATTTAAATTTCAACGAAGACAATTTCCTTTAATGTTGTCATACacaatgactatcaacaaaagccaatGTCAAACTTTGACGCATGTAGGGTTACTACTAAGGAAACTTGTCTTTGTTCACGGTCAACTTTACGTTGTTGTTTCAAGGATTAGCAACCCTTTAGTTTTAAGAATTTTGATAGCAAAAGAAGGATAg